The Ziziphus jujuba cultivar Dongzao chromosome 7, ASM3175591v1 genome includes a region encoding these proteins:
- the LOC107425179 gene encoding uncharacterized protein LOC107425179 isoform X2, whose product MDKVSADCPYPGCFFCVMKEGNPSKRRASILKFFRELPAQDDDGQVLPISGLWNTAMAHPNDPEFIELGIFECMAALIWKGLKNLRWLSHDQNIYIPYYAAHIIGSYTMNMEEFAESAVHAGVIPPLVELLRGKLTWVEQRVAVRALGHLATYANTFSAVASHGEILELSIQLAMSSLEIVYSHFYQYVDRRLSYHCDLLTRGMGGVEMESRKAEEWASQLQCWSLQLINCFAFKPEFLPTICKPEFLIKLPGMWGGLVNENSPAGIGLLRTICHHKLGRGPVASCPGIIESLCNIARSSDDWQYMAIDCLLWLLQDPSTCHKVIDKAVPALVDLAEITTLGDHKKLGDSIVNVLQECIQLQGTGRNSTSNRTKELIEELVSSRQRLKWEKNMPKEDLHIKQAAALVVKLEGNSLFSAGNIAGAASKYSEALALCPVRSKKERVVLYSNRAQCHLLLQQPLAAISDATRALCLHNPLNRHAKSLWRRAQAYDMLGLAKESLLDAILFINECSQSNDPDLSLRQNKVPDYAERLVKKQMRAAWLFREAAIKHGGVHCEGDAGDIYGQEADDSEWETASESDIGNDGRDEMGDDDDDDDDDDSEWKNEDERKDKYEKPLMKDLKRGYNVQLVEEDT is encoded by the exons ATGGATAAAGTATCAGCTGATTGTCCATACCCAGGATGTTTCTTTTGTGTCATGAAGGAAGGGAATCCAAGCAAACGTAGAGCAAGCATTCTGAAATTCTTTCGAGAACTTCCTGCGCAGGATGATGATGGTCAGGTTCTCCCTATCAGTGGCCTTTGGAACACTGCCATGGCACATCCAAATGATCCTGAGTTCATTGAGTTGGGGATTTTTGAATGCATGGCTGCACTAATATGGAAGGGTCTAAAGAACCTTCGCTGGCTTTCTCATgaccaaaatatatacattCCTTATTATGCAGCTCATATTATTGGATCCTACACGATGAACATGGAAGAATTTGCAGAAAGTGCTGTGCATGCAGGGGTAATCCCTCCCTTGGTTGAACTTTTGAGAGGGAAGTTAACTTGGGTTGAGCAGCGAGTGGCCGTTCGAGCTTTGGGCCACTTGGCAACATATGCCAATACTTTCTCTGCTGTAGCTAGTCATGGTGAAATTCTTGAGCTTTCTATTCAACTGGCAATGAGTTCACTGGAGATAGTTTACTCACATTTTTATCAGTATGTTGATAGAAGGCTAAGCTATCACTGCGATCTTCTTACACGAGGCATGGGTGGTGTTGAGATGGAGTCCAGGAAGGCTGAGGAGTGGGCGAGTCAGTTGCAGTGCTGGTCCCTGCAGCTCATCAATTGCTTTGCTTTTAAACCAGAGTTTCTTCCGACTATTTGCAAGCCTGAATTCTTGATAAAATTACCTGGCATGTGGGGTGGGCTTGTTAATGAGAACTCACCAGCTGGAATTGGTTTATTAAGAACAATTTGTCATCATAAACTTGGTAGAGGACCTGTTGCTAGCTGCCCTGGTATTATTGAATCTTTATGTAACATTGCTCGGTCATCGGATGATTGGCAATATATGGCTATTGATTGTCTTCTCTGGTTGCTTCAAGATCCAAGTACATGTCACAAG GTGATTGATAAGGCAGTACCTGCACTTGTAGACCTTGCTGAGATTACAACTCTTGGTGATCACAAGAAGCTTGGGGATTCTATTGTAAATGTTCTTCAGGAATGCATTCAATTACAAGGAACAGGTCGTAACTCTACTAGCAACCGTACAAAAGAATTGATTGAGGAACTAGTAAGTTCCAGGCAGAGATTGAAGTGGGAAAAAAATATGCCAAAAGAGGACCTCCATATAAAACAGGCAGCTGCATTGGTGGTCAAGCTTGAAGGAAATTCCTTGTTCTCTGCAGGAAATATAGCTGGAGCTGCATCAAAGTACTCAGAAGCATTGGCATTGTGTCCAGTGAGATCCAAAAAGGAGAGAGTTGTTCTGTACAGTAACCGTGCACAGTGCCATCTCCTTTTGCAACAACCTTTGGCTGCCATAAGTGATGCTACACGTGCTCTTTGTCTTCACAACCCACTTAACCGTCATGCCAAAAGCCTTTGGAGAAGAGCTCAGGCTTATGATATGCTGGGGTTAGCAAAGGAGAGCTTGTTAGACGCCATTCTTTTCATAAATGAGTGCTCTCAGTCAAATGATCCTGATTTGTCCTTGAGGCAAAATAAAGTTCCTGACTATGCTGAGAGATTAGTGAAGAAGCAAATGCGTGCAGCTTGGTTATTTAGAGAGGCTGCTATCAAACATGGTGGTGTCCACTGTGAGGGTGATGCTGGTGACATCTATGGCCAAGAAGCTGATGATTCTGAATGGGAGACGGCAAGTGAAAGTGATATAGGAAATGATGGAAGGGATGAAAtgggtgatgatgatgatgacgacgacGATGATGATAGTGAGTGGAAGAATGAAGAtgaaaggaaagataaatacgAGAAGCCATTGATGAAAG
- the LOC107425179 gene encoding uncharacterized protein LOC107425179 isoform X1 translates to MDKVSADCPYPGCFFCVMKEGNPSKRRASILKFFRELPAQDDDGQVLPISGLWNTAMAHPNDPEFIELGIFECMAALIWKGLKNLRWLSHDQNIYIPYYAAHIIGSYTMNMEEFAESAVHAGVIPPLVELLRGKLTWVEQRVAVRALGHLATYANTFSAVASHGEILELSIQLAMSSLEIVYSHFYQYVDRRLSYHCDLLTRGMGGVEMESRKAEEWASQLQCWSLQLINCFAFKPEFLPTICKPEFLIKLPGMWGGLVNENSPAGIGLLRTICHHKLGRGPVASCPGIIESLCNIARSSDDWQYMAIDCLLWLLQDPSTCHKVIDKAVPALVDLAEITTLGDHKKLGDSIVNVLQECIQLQGTGRNSTSNRTKELIEELVSSRQRLKWEKNMPKEDLHIKQAAALVVKLEGNSLFSAGNIAGAASKYSEALALCPVRSKKERVVLYSNRAQCHLLLQQPLAAISDATRALCLHNPLNRHAKSLWRRAQAYDMLGLAKESLLDAILFINECSQSNDPDLSLRQNKVPDYAERLVKKQMRAAWLFREAAIKHGGVHCEGDAGDIYGQEADDSEWETASESDIGNDGRDEMGDDDDDDDDDDSEWKNEDERKDKYEKPLMKACGRRYIKSDRRSAFHI, encoded by the exons ATGGATAAAGTATCAGCTGATTGTCCATACCCAGGATGTTTCTTTTGTGTCATGAAGGAAGGGAATCCAAGCAAACGTAGAGCAAGCATTCTGAAATTCTTTCGAGAACTTCCTGCGCAGGATGATGATGGTCAGGTTCTCCCTATCAGTGGCCTTTGGAACACTGCCATGGCACATCCAAATGATCCTGAGTTCATTGAGTTGGGGATTTTTGAATGCATGGCTGCACTAATATGGAAGGGTCTAAAGAACCTTCGCTGGCTTTCTCATgaccaaaatatatacattCCTTATTATGCAGCTCATATTATTGGATCCTACACGATGAACATGGAAGAATTTGCAGAAAGTGCTGTGCATGCAGGGGTAATCCCTCCCTTGGTTGAACTTTTGAGAGGGAAGTTAACTTGGGTTGAGCAGCGAGTGGCCGTTCGAGCTTTGGGCCACTTGGCAACATATGCCAATACTTTCTCTGCTGTAGCTAGTCATGGTGAAATTCTTGAGCTTTCTATTCAACTGGCAATGAGTTCACTGGAGATAGTTTACTCACATTTTTATCAGTATGTTGATAGAAGGCTAAGCTATCACTGCGATCTTCTTACACGAGGCATGGGTGGTGTTGAGATGGAGTCCAGGAAGGCTGAGGAGTGGGCGAGTCAGTTGCAGTGCTGGTCCCTGCAGCTCATCAATTGCTTTGCTTTTAAACCAGAGTTTCTTCCGACTATTTGCAAGCCTGAATTCTTGATAAAATTACCTGGCATGTGGGGTGGGCTTGTTAATGAGAACTCACCAGCTGGAATTGGTTTATTAAGAACAATTTGTCATCATAAACTTGGTAGAGGACCTGTTGCTAGCTGCCCTGGTATTATTGAATCTTTATGTAACATTGCTCGGTCATCGGATGATTGGCAATATATGGCTATTGATTGTCTTCTCTGGTTGCTTCAAGATCCAAGTACATGTCACAAG GTGATTGATAAGGCAGTACCTGCACTTGTAGACCTTGCTGAGATTACAACTCTTGGTGATCACAAGAAGCTTGGGGATTCTATTGTAAATGTTCTTCAGGAATGCATTCAATTACAAGGAACAGGTCGTAACTCTACTAGCAACCGTACAAAAGAATTGATTGAGGAACTAGTAAGTTCCAGGCAGAGATTGAAGTGGGAAAAAAATATGCCAAAAGAGGACCTCCATATAAAACAGGCAGCTGCATTGGTGGTCAAGCTTGAAGGAAATTCCTTGTTCTCTGCAGGAAATATAGCTGGAGCTGCATCAAAGTACTCAGAAGCATTGGCATTGTGTCCAGTGAGATCCAAAAAGGAGAGAGTTGTTCTGTACAGTAACCGTGCACAGTGCCATCTCCTTTTGCAACAACCTTTGGCTGCCATAAGTGATGCTACACGTGCTCTTTGTCTTCACAACCCACTTAACCGTCATGCCAAAAGCCTTTGGAGAAGAGCTCAGGCTTATGATATGCTGGGGTTAGCAAAGGAGAGCTTGTTAGACGCCATTCTTTTCATAAATGAGTGCTCTCAGTCAAATGATCCTGATTTGTCCTTGAGGCAAAATAAAGTTCCTGACTATGCTGAGAGATTAGTGAAGAAGCAAATGCGTGCAGCTTGGTTATTTAGAGAGGCTGCTATCAAACATGGTGGTGTCCACTGTGAGGGTGATGCTGGTGACATCTATGGCCAAGAAGCTGATGATTCTGAATGGGAGACGGCAAGTGAAAGTGATATAGGAAATGATGGAAGGGATGAAAtgggtgatgatgatgatgacgacgacGATGATGATAGTGAGTGGAAGAATGAAGAtgaaaggaaagataaatacgAGAAGCCATTGATGAAAG